A section of the Telopea speciosissima isolate NSW1024214 ecotype Mountain lineage chromosome 3, Tspe_v1, whole genome shotgun sequence genome encodes:
- the LOC122654914 gene encoding MDIS1-interacting receptor like kinase 2-like, translating into MGSIPDLRNCTSLRRVRLENNLFIGNITDSFGVYPHLSYIDLSHNKLYGELSPNWGQCKNLSVLKISGNNISGKIPPEVAQLTQLGRLDLSFNKLSGEIPKEFGLLSTLFHLDLNDNQISGHVPVEIGKLIDLKFLDLSANRITGSIPTQLGLCSKLLSLNLSWNSLNGIIPSEIGNLVVLKEQLDLSHNSISGSIPPQLGKLIMLEMLNLSHNMLTGSIPLSLQGMVSLSYLDLSYNELEGVVPNSRVFKNASRQAFRNNKGLCGELQGVPPCNRSHSSDGSNKNKHKIIISIIASLIGIVLLSFEIIGVLFLMQEKVKKGNIEIVRRNHGNIFSIWNFDGNIAYEDIIQATEDFDAKYCIGTGTYGSVYKAVLPTNHVVALKKFHPFEGEVIVDEKSFENEIRTLTNIKHRNIVKLYGFCSHPRCMFLVYEYMKKGSLARILRNQLEAVELDWLKRVDVIKSMANALSYLHHDCVPPIIHRDISSKNILLDVELEARVSDFGIARLLEPDSSTWTSLKGTHGYIAPKLAYTMVFTEKCDVYSFGVVVLETIMGIHPGELILALTSLVGQKMPLRNVLDPCLPFPSDQNIVNDVISVVRIALACLRSHPQSRPTMHQVSKELLVLRPFVGHFHTITLGDLNDIEIE; encoded by the exons ATGGGTTCTATTCCTGACTTGAGAAATTGTACAAGTTTAAGGAGAGTTCGACTTGAAAACAacctatttataggaaatataACAGACAGTTTTGGTGTATATCCACATCTTTCTTACATTGATTTGAGTCACAACAAATTATACGGGGAGTTGTCACCAAATTGGGGACAATGTAAGAATTTGTCAGTGCTAAAGATTTCTGGAAACAATATTAGTGGGAAGATACCACCTGAGGTTGCTCAATTAACTCAACTTGGACGACTTGACCTTTCTTTCAACAAACTTTCTGGAGAGATACCGAAGGAATTCGGTCTCTTATCCACTTTGTTCCACTTGGATTTAAATGACAATCAGATTTCAGGGCATGTACCAGTTGAAATTGGCAAATTAATTGATTTGAAGTTTCTAGATCTCTCAGCAAACAGGATAACTGGATCAATCCCAACACAGCTTGGTCTATGCTCCAAATTGTTGTCATTAAATTTGAGCTGGAATTCATTGAACGGTATCATTCCATCTGAAATTGGTAATCTAGTAGTTCTAAAAGAGCAATTGGACCTTAGTCATAACTCAATCAGTGGGTCAATCCCACCACAACTTGGAAAGTTGATAATGTTGGAAATGTTGAATCTATCCCACAATATGCTCACAGGTTCTATACCTCTTTCTCTCCAAGGGATGGTTAGCTTATCATATCTTGATCTGTCCTATAATGAGTTGGAGGGTGTTGTTCCTAACagtagggttttcaaaaatgcTTCACGTCAAGCATTTAGAAACAACAAAGGGTTATGTGGTGAACTTCAAGGTGTACCACCCTGCAATCGATCTCATTCGAGCGAtggatcaaataaaaataaacataaaatcatCATATCCATCATTGCTTCTTTGATAGGAATTGTATTGCTTTCATTTGAAATTATCGGTGTCCTCTTCCTCATGcaagaaaaagtgaaaaaaggaAATATAGAAATAGTAAGAAGAAACCATGGCAATATATTTTCAATATGGAATTTCGATGGCAATATTGCTTATGAGGACATTATTCAAGCAACAGAAGATTTTGATGCTAAATATTGCATTGGAACTGGAACTTATGGGAGTGTTTACAAAGCAGTGCTACCTACAAACCATGTAGTAGCCTTGAAGAAGTTTCATCCATTTGAAGGTGAGGTGATAGTTGATGAGAAAAGCTTTGAGAATGAGATACGCACATTAACAAATATAAAGCATCGGAATATTGTCAAACTTTATGGGTTCTGCTCCCATCCACGATGCATGTTTCTTGTTTATGAGTACATGAAAAAGGGAAGCTTAGCACGAATCTTGAGAAATCAATTAGAGGCTGTGGAGTTGGATTGGCTAAAAAGAGTAGATGTCATCAAAAGCATGGCCAATGCTTTGTCTTACTTGCATCATGATTGTGTTCCACCAATAATTCATCGAGATATTTCAagcaaaaatattttgttagaCGTTGAACTTGAGGCTCGTGTATCTGATTTTGGCATTGCAAGACTATTAGAGCCAGACTCATCTACTTGGACATCACTTAAAGGAACTCATGGATATATTGCTCCAA AGCTTGCTTACACTATGGTTTTCACTGAGAAATGTGATGTATATAGTTTCGGAGTAGTGGTATTAGAAACAATCATGGGAATCCATCCGGGGGAGCTCATCTTAGCTTTAACATCACTAGTTGGCCAAAAGATGCCATTAAGGAATGTGTTAGACCCCTGCCTCCCATTTCCATCGGATCAAAATATTGTAAATGATGTGATTTCTGTTGTAAGAATAGCACTTGCATGTTTACGTAGTCACCCACAATCCCGCCCAACCATGCATCAAGTATCAAAAGAGTTGCTCGTTCTCCGACCATTTGTGGGGCATTTTCATACAATTACTCTGGGTGACCTAAATGATATTGAAATAGAATAA